The following proteins are co-located in the Podarcis raffonei isolate rPodRaf1 chromosome 5, rPodRaf1.pri, whole genome shotgun sequence genome:
- the CALHM1 gene encoding calcium homeostasis modulator protein 1 yields MDKFRMIFQFLQSNQESFMNGICGIMALASAQMYVAFDFNCPCLPGYNLAYGMGILFVPPLVLFLLGFVMNNNVSMLAEEWKRPTGKRQKDPAVLRYMFCSMAQRAMIAPAVWISVTLLHGECFICAFSTSVPVDKLGNQSYTQLPEKELRRILAQIPCTDIYKGQELIAKEVATRYLRCISQAMGWTFVLLMTLLAFLVRSLRPCFTQAAFLKSKYWSHYIDIERKLFDETCTEHAKSFAKVCIQQFFEGTNKDLSMGHATFVEKTPSETGEEKEKLLGIMDQGTMNKILKNWHKCKPPLCLSQEVIQNGNCWAGEIAHPQPPKREYATYYSKV; encoded by the exons ATGGATAAATTCCGTATGATCTTCCAGTTCCTCCAGTCCAACCAGGAATCATTCATGAATGGCATATGTGGCATCATGGCTCTTGCCAGTGCACAGATGTACGTGGCTTTTGACTTCAACTGCCCATGTCTACCAGGTTATAACCTGGCCTATGGGATGGGTATCCTGTTTGTGCCACCCCTGGTCTTGTTTCTACTGGGCTTTGTGATGAATAACAATGTCTCCATGTTGGCTGAAGAGTGGAAAAGACCCAcagggaagaggcagaaagaCCCAGCTGTCCTGCGTTACATGTTCTGCTCCATGGCACAGCGGGCTATGATTGCTCCTGCTGTTTGGATTTCAGTCACACTGCTGCATGGAGAGTGCTTTATATGTGCCTTCAGCACCTCTGTGCCTGTAGATAAGTTGGGGAACCAGAGCTATACCCAACTACCTGAGAAGGAACTGAGGAGAATTCTGGCCCAGATTCCCTGCACAGACATCTACAAGGGGCAGGAACTTATTGCCAAAGAGGTGGCAACCAGGTATCTGCGCTGTATATCACAG GCAATGGGCTGGACCTTTGTGCTGTTGATGACCTTGTTGGCATTCCTTGTTCGTTCCTTACGTCCCTGCTTTACTCAAGCCGCATTCCTGAAGAGCAAGTATTGGTCTCACTATATAGACATCGAACGCAAGCTCTTTGATGAGACCTGCACGGAACACGCTAAAAGCTTTGCCAAGGTTTGCATCCAGCAGTTCTTTGAGGGCACGAATAAGGACCTAAGCATGGGTCATGCAACCTTTGTGGAAAAGACACCTTCCGAAacaggagaagagaaggaaaaattGCTGGGCATCATGGATCAAGGGACCATGAACAAAATTCTGAAGAACTGGCACAAATGTAAGCCCCCTTTGTGCCTCAGCCAAGAGGTGATCCAGAATGGGAATTGTTGGGCAGGAGAAATCGCACACCCTCAGCCACCTAAAAGAGAGTATGCTACCTATTACAGCAAAGTCTGA
- the CALHM2 gene encoding calcium homeostasis modulator protein 2: protein MAAFIAENFRFLSLFFKSKDVMIFNGLVALGTVGSQELFSVVAFHCPCSPARNYIYGLAAIGVPALALFVIGVIWNNHTWNLVAECHKRGTKNFSAAANFLIFGSVMGRAAVAPVTWSVISLLRGEAYVCALSEFIEPTSLDKFPPGYGEETMARFPCKDVPQNLTRFQDEVIRRLKYESQLFGWMLIGAVAVLVFITKCLKHCCSPLSYRQEDYWNLYRSSEAKLFQRTAEIHSKVVAANNVKNFFGFVCLDKEEKELVQEFAVETLQPRPQWDAITGVYIYREKNGFPLYSRLHKWAKGVTGNSLGPDSQEMAFLAT from the exons atggctgccttCATTGCTGAAAACTTCCGCTTCCTTTCACTTTTCTTCAAGAGCAAAGATGTGATGATTTTCAATGGCCTGGTGGCTCTGGGCACTGTTGGAAGCCAAGAACTTTTCTCTGTGGTTGCTTTCCATTGTCCATGCTCCCCAGCCAGGAACTATATCTATGGTCTGGCTGCCATTGGTGTACCAGCTCTGGCCCTGTTCGTCATTGGTGTCATCTGGAACAATCACACTTGGAACTTGGTAGCTGAGTGCCACAAACGAGGAACCAAGAACTTTTCAGCAGCAGCCAACTTCTTGATCTTTGGCTCTGTCATGGGACGGGCTGCAGTTGCTCCTGTTACATGGTCTGTGATCTCACTGCTTCGTGGAGAGGCTTATGTCTGTGCCTTGAGTGAATTCATAGAACCTACATCTCTGGATAAGTTTCCACCTGGCTACGGAGAAGAAACCATGGCCAGGTTCCCTTGTAAAGACGTGCCGCAAAACTTGACAAGATTTCAGGATGAGGTTATAAGGCGATTAAAATATGAGTCTCAG CTGTTTGGGTGGATGCTCATTGGTGCGGTTGCAGTTCTTGTGTTCATCACCAAGTGCCTCAAACACTGCTGCTCACCACTCAGCTACCGCCAGGAGGACTACTGGAATCTGTACCGCTCCAGCGAGGCCAAACTCTTCCAGCGCACTGCTGAGATACACTCGAAGGTTGTGGCTGCAAACAACGTCAAAAACTTCTTTGGCTTTGTGTGTCTGGataaggaggagaaggagttgGTGCAGGAATTTGCTGTTGAAACCCTTCAGCCCAGGCCACAATGGGATGCCATCACAGGGGTCTATATCTATCGGGAGAAGAACGGCTTTCCCCTCTATAGCCGTCTCCATAAATGGGCCAAAGGTGTGACTGGAAACAGCTTAGGTCCTGACAGCCAGGAAATGGCCTTCTTAGCTACCTAG